In Silene latifolia isolate original U9 population chromosome X, ASM4854445v1, whole genome shotgun sequence, the following proteins share a genomic window:
- the LOC141619699 gene encoding uncharacterized protein LOC141619699, translated as MGCFTTCFSNCNPSRRRRRRRSLKPCQHHPSLLHHLQNYQSVEDFKVPQLIQQQEETDSKAEKQEEQEEGQQGEVNAENAINILHNSIDEKTEKSNRSGRKKVTFDLNVKFYENLTKDEEEIEEINEENRKNDEKQVTVCECGSDSSSSSLFSYPLNHRYQNSRDSDDEFDDILSSDDEYEDADDYDEEDEDNDDGVKDEQSSESLFSLSLDSRKHKLGTAGGDKEVNSPLQVSECRFDRGKYVDSVLNPVENLTQWKDIKARSRRVMSKDEPKENVNSVQDFSFPVKKEMLQGKKEIAVDTSLSTWLVGSEKDWFQRNDSRNSSVSVGKPVTVVTPNKFEDRPILGALTVEEIRQMSASSTPRKSPGRSPDDMPIIGSVGSYWSRTGQTTDSGGSSVKSTKSRYRESAEVIWDSTPFEARLEKALEKEANSEGVFAV; from the exons ATGGGGTGTTTCACAACTTGTTTTAGTAATTGTAATCCGTCTCGCCGTCGTCGTCGAAGACGATCTCTTAAGCCTTGTCAGCACCATCCTTCCCTTCTTCATCAT CTTCAGAATTATCAGTCTGTTGAAGACTTCAAAGTACCTCAGTTGATCCAACAACAAGAAGAAACCGATTCGAAAGCCGAAAAACAAGAAGAACAAGAAGAAGGACAACAAGGAGAAGTGAATGCTGAGAATGCCATTAATATATTGCATAATTCAat AGATGAGAAGACTGAGAAATCAAACAGAAGTGGAAGAAAGAAAGTGACTTTTGATTTAAATGTCAAATTTTACGAGAATTTGAcgaaagatgaagaagaaatcgaaGAAATTAATGAAGAAAACCGAAAGAATGATGAAAAACAAGTTACTGTATGTGAATGTGGATCTGATTCAAGTTCATCTAGTCTCTTCTCTTATCCACTTAATCATAGATACCAAAATTCTAGGGATAGTGATGATGAATTTGATGATATTCTATCATCTGATGATGAGTATGAAGATGCTGATGATTACGACGAAGAGGATGAAGATAATGATGACGGAGTTAAAGATGAACAGTCATCTGAATCATTGTTTTCACTGTCATTAGATTCCAGGAAGCATAAGTTAGGGACTGCAGGAGGGGATAAGGAGGTGAATAGTCCACTGCAGGTTTCAGAATGTCGGTTTGATCGAGGAAAGTATGTCGATTCTGTGTTGAACCCGGTTGAGAATCTTACTCAGTGGAAGGATATTAAGGCTAGGTCAAGAAGGGTAATGTCGAAAGATGAACCGAAGGAGAATGTTAATTCTGTCCAAGATTTTAGCTTTCCTGTAAAAAAGGAGATGTTGCAGGGTAAGAAGGAGATAGCAGTGGATACGAGTCTGTCGACGTGGCTGGTGGGGTCGGAAAAAGACTGGTTTCAGAGAAATGACAGTAGAAATAGTTCAGTTTCAGTTGGGAAACCAGTTACAGTTGTTACACCTAATAAGTTTGAGGATAGGCCTATATTGGGAGCTTTGACTGTGGAAGAAATCAGGCAGATGTCGGCTTCTTCAACGCCAAGAAAGTCGCCTGGTCGTAGCCCGGATGATATGCCTATCATTGGTAGTGTTGGAAGCTACTGGAGTCGTACTGGACAGACTACTGATTCAGGAGGGTCAAGTGTAAAAAGCACCAAAAGCAGATATAGAGAG AGTGCTGAAGTAATTTGGGATTCTACACCATTTGAAGCAAGGCTGGAAAAAGCACTTGAAAAGGAAGCAAATTCTGAGGGAGTTTTTGCAGTGTGA